Proteins from a single region of Punica granatum isolate Tunisia-2019 chromosome 8, ASM765513v2, whole genome shotgun sequence:
- the LOC116188429 gene encoding vacuolar protein sorting-associated protein 9A-like isoform X2, with product MTKLYTHVFASAPDDVKIDEQLSEKMALVQQFVQPENLDIKPTFRNETSWLLAQKELQKINMCKAPRDKLVCILNCCKVINNLLHNAAIASDENPPGADEFLPVLIYVTIKANPPQLHSNLLYIQRYRRQSRLVAEAAYFFTNMLSAESFISNIDAKALSMDETEFEKNMESAQALLSGLSTDFDGFSVQTDESAAPVPCAEEEKPRHRPRNVNKGTVLPPKPPQTETRTEKAPVTNEQESILKVPSLSDLENKGADMLLKEDRTSKIFEEYPYFFAHAGDLTINEVEDLLTNYKQIVLKYICLSKGMGGPVSSPNSHKQAMDHAETVNEHVETVKEAVDTGKAEMNEESESSSAEQTADKPFPFEEGAFDFHSSRDEAVVLKSETAEETSQ from the exons ATGACAAAGTTGTACACCCATGTATTTGCATCAGCTCCAGATGATGTCAAAATTGATGAGCAGTTATCTGAGAAAATGGCTTTGGTTCAACAATTTGTTCAGCCAGAAAATCTCGATATAAAGCCAACCTTTCGAAATGAGACGTCGTGGCTG CTTGCACAGAAAGAACTCCAAAAGATTAATATGTGCAAGGCACCAAGAGACAAGCTTGTATGCATCCTCAATTGCTGCAAGGTTATCAATAACTTACTACATAATGCTGCAATTGCATCGGATGAGAATCCACCTGGAGCTGATGAGTTTCTTCCTGTTCTTATTTATGTCACAATCAAG GCAAACCCTCCACAGCTGCACTCGAACTTACTATACATTCAACGATATAGGAGGCAGTCCCGATTAGTGGCGGAAGCAGCCTATTTCTTCACGAACATGCTCTCTGCAGAGTCTTTCATCTCAAATATTGATGCAAAAGCACTGTCTATGGACGAAACTGAGTTCGAGAAGAATATGGAATCTGCTCAGGCACTTTTATCTGGGCTTTCAACTGATTTTGATGGTTTCTCAGTTCAGACTGATGAAAGTGCAGCACCTGTTCCCTGTGCGGAAGAAGAAAAGCCCAGACACAGACCTCGAAATGTTAACAAGGGAACTGTATTGCCACCCAAACCACCTCAGACGGAAACCAGGACTGAGAAGGCACCTGTTACAAATGAGCAAGAATCGATACTGAAAGTACCCTCTCTGTCAGATTTGGAGAATAAAGGAGCTGATATGCTATTAAAGGAGGATCGGACCAGCAAAATCTTCGAGGAGTACCCTTACTTCTTTGCCCATGCTGGTGATCTGACAATAAACGAGGTGGAAGATTTGCTTACAAATTACAAACAGATAGTCTTAAAGTATATCTGTCTCTCCAAAGGAATGGGTGGTCCTGTTTCTTCTCCAAATTCTCATAAGCAGGCCATGGATCATGCTGAAACCGTCAATGAGCATGTTGAAACTGTTAAGGAAGCTGTAGACACGGGAAAAGCAGAGATGAATGAGGAGTCCGAGAGTTCTTCTGCAGAACAGACTGCTGATAAACCCTTTCCCTTTGAAGAAGGAGCTTTTGATTTCCATTCATCGCGTGATGAAGCAGTTGTACTGAAGAGTGAAACAGCGGAAGAGACAAGCCAGTGA